The genomic DNA AATCGCATTTTCAGTGTCAGGCCCAACTGTCGGGCTGGGAGCCGTCGATATCGGTGAATCCATACTCGCGGGCGAGTTGGGCGGAGGTGAGTGACTGCTGGTTCCATCTGGCCCGGTCCGGGTCGGTAGCCACGGCCGCGACGGCGCGACCGACATAGCGTGGTGATTCCGAGGCAGTGAACCCGTGCGGGGCGGTCGGATATCCGGCGGGCCGGTTCGGGCGCAGCGCGTCGCGCCAGTTCTCTTCGGTGACACCGTAGTTGTCGAGCATGATCTCCGAGCGCAGCCAGCCAGGGGTGATGGCGATCGCCGTGGCACCGTACGGCGCGAGTTCGTGGCCTTGGGAAAAGGCCAGCCGGTTGACCGCGGCTTTGGTCAGGTCGTAGAACACCGAGATCCGATACCGTGCCGCGTTGTAGGCGGTGGTGCCGTCGGTGACCTCGACCAGTAGACCGCCGGATGTGGTGATCACAAGCGGCAACAGGTGATGCGAGGTGATCAGGTGTGTCTCGACGCCGAGCCGGAGGATGCGCAGGCCCGCGTCGAGATCATGCCGCCAGATCGGGGTGTTCCAGTCGGCGGGACCACCTTTGAGCCGTTCGGCCCCCCAGATGTCGTTGACCAGCACGTCGATACGGCCGTGTTCGTCCCGTACACGTTCGGCAAGTCGTCGTACCTGTACGGGGTCGAGATGATCAACCTGGATGGCGATCCCCGTCCCGCCCAGGTCCGTCACCAATTCGGCGGTCTCCTCGATGGTCTCGGCACGGTCGTAATCCGACCGGATCGTGCCGGTCACGCTGCTACGTCCCGTGCAGATAACGGTGGCGCCAACCTCACCCAGTGCAGCAGCAATGCCACGCCCCGCCCCCCGGGTCGCGCCCGCGACCAAAGCAACGCGCCCACGCAGCGCGCCACGAGACGGCGACCAAGGCATACGGCAAGTCTGACATGTTCGTCAAAACGGTCCGATGTCGCACGTCTCTCTCGCAGTCGTCGTATGCGTCGCCCTGGCCGCCGTGAACGTGGCTGCGGTCCGGCTTCGTTGGCCGCCCGTGTCGCGCGCGGTCATCGTGGGTCATCGTTCCCGGCATTTGATGTTGGAAGGTCGTGTCGCCCAACAGATCTGAATGGTTGGCCAAGGCGCGGCATTACGGGTTGCGTGCCTGCCTGGGCGGGCTGCGGCGGCCGTTGTAGTGTCAGGACTGTCAGTGTGCGGTGAGGCCGCCGTCGACGATGAGTTCCGCGCCTGTGACGTAGGAGGATTCGTCGCTGGCGAGGAAGAGCATGGCGTGGGCGATCTCGCTGGGGAGACCGGCCCGGCGCATGGGGGTGCGCACGATGTCTGGTTGCTGGTCTCCTTGTTCGTCGAGAATGTCTTGGATCATGGGTGTTGCGATGACGCCTGGGTGCACGGAATTTACCCGCACGCCTCGGGTTGCGTATTCGACGGCGGCGGTTTTGGTCAGCAGCCGTACCGCTCCCTTGGAGGCGTGGTAGGCGGCGGCTGCGCCACTGCCGACGATGCCGAGAACCGACGAGGTGTTGACGATCGAGGCGGCGCCGGATGCGCGCAGCAACGGCATCGCCGTTTTCATTGCGAGCCAGGTACCGGTCTGGTTGACCGCGATCACGCGATCCCATGCTTGTTGCCCGGTGTCCTCGACCCCGCTCCAGTCCACGACCCCCGCGACATTGATCAGGATATCCAGACCGCCGAACCGCTGACGGGTGGACTCGACGACCCGCGCCCATTGCTCGGCCGAGGAAACGTCCAGCGCGATGCCCAGAACGTCGGCGCCCTCGGCCCGAAGCCGGGCCGCGAGGGTCTCGATCCCACGTTCGTCGATGTCGGTGACGACCAACCGCGCCTGCTCGCGGGCGAACAGTTCCGCGGTGGCCAGCCCGATACCGCCGGTCGCGCCGGTGATCAGTGCGACCTTGCCGGTGAGTCGTCCGATCGGCGCGTTCACTGCGCGGTCCCTCCGCCGTCGACGGTCGCGGCGATCTCCTCGGGCCGCCCCAACCGTTCGATGGCCAATCTCATTGCGGCGCGGGCCGATTCCTCGTCGGTGAGGTCCCAGGAGGACGGGACGGTCGTGGTAGTCATGATTCCTTCCGGTGGCTGGTCGATATCGACCACGATGGCCGGATCACGGTCGCCGTGGGAGGCCGCCGTTCTCGTGGGAGTAACGCCCCCACGTGTTTCCGGCCCTGAGGTGCGGGTATCCGGCGTCCGTCGGGAGGTGGGAGGATGGCGCAGGAGCGGGTATCGGGACCGATGGATCTGCGATGGCGGTCTTGGCGTGGAGCGCTGACGCGGACGTTCGGTGCCTTCTGGTCGGACAAACTGACCGATTGGGCCGCGGCGTTGACGTATTACAGTGTGCTGTCACTGTTTCCGGCACTATTGCTGCTCACCGCGTTGCTGGGATTACTCGGGCGTGCCACGACCGATTCGATGATCGCTACCGTGCGCCAGGTCGGGCCGGGCAGCGAGACGGCATTCGTGGTCGGTGCACTGGAGAACCTGCGGAACACACAGTCGTTGTCCGGGCCGTTGGCGCTGGTCGGGTTGGTCACCGCCGTATGGACCGCGTCCGCCTACATCGGCGCGTTCATCCGCGCGGCCAACTCCCTCTACGAGATCGACGAGGGACGTTCGATCTGGAAGACGCTACCGCTGCGGTTCGGGCTCACCCTCATCATGCTGGCGGTAGCGGCGGCCTGCGCGGTCGGTGTGGTGGTCACCGGAACTGTGGCACGCAAAGTCGGGCAATGGCTGGGCGTCGGTTCAGCGGGAATGCGAGTGTGGGATGTCCTCAAATGGCCCGTGCTGGCACTGTTGGTGAGCCTGGCCTTCGCCCTGCTGTACTGGGCTGCGCCGAACGTGCGTCAACCCGGATTCCGTTGGCTGACACCGGGCAGCGTGCTCGCCGTCCTCATCTGGATCGCCGCCTCGGCAGGTTTCGCCTTCTACGTCGCGAACTTCGGTTCCTTCAACAGGGTCTATGGCTCGCTGGCAGCCGCGGTCATCTTCCTGATGTGGCTGTGGATCACCAACCTCGCCGTCTTGATCGGAGCGGACATCGATGCAGAACTCGCCCGCGGGCGCGGCAGTGATCGCTCATGGCCGCCAGGCCGTTGTCGGGACTGATCGTGACTCGAACCGTTCTCACCAAGTAAGCCGACCGCCCGCGACTGTTGTGGGTGTGGGGTGTGTGCGGAGGTTGCGGACCGCGGGTGAGAGCAGCGGGGCGAGGGCCGCGGCGGCGAAGGCGATGCCGCTGCCCAGCGCGACGTGGTCGGCGCCCCACCACGTCGCGGCGGGTGCGACGAGAAGTTGGCCGATCGGAATCGCGGTGTAGGACAACAGATCGCTGTAAGCGCCGACTCGCGAGAGCAGGTCGCGGGGAATGTGTTGCTGCACCGAGACCTCCCACGCCACGGCTACCGCGGTGAACCCCATCCCGGCGATGAAGGCGCAGGCGAGCAGCCACGGCAGGTCGGCGTGCAGTCCCAGGGCCAGCAGTGCGCACCCGCCGCACGCACCGGCCAGTTGCCCGGCGCGCAGCAGATGCCGCAGTGTGTACCGAAACATCAACGCGGTCATGGCGAGCAGTCCGACCGCGCGGATACCGAGTACCAGACCCCAGGCGAACGCGCCGTCGCGGGAGCCGGTCAGCGCAGGCCCCAGAATCTGCCAGACACCGGTGACGCACAGGTTGATCAGGAAGAACGACAGCGTCGTCACCCACACCCACTGGGTGCCGCGGAACGCACGCCAGCCGTCGCGGAGGTCGGCGAGCACGCCGCCGGTGCGGGCAGTCGGCATCGCGGCATCCAGAGACATACCCGACAGCAATGCGGCAGCGACCAAAAACGTCGCCGCGTCCACGGCGATGGCCCAGCCGCCGCCGACGGTGGCGACCAGTATTCCCGCGACCATGGGCCCGGCGATCTTGGTGGCGTTCTTCGTCCCGGTCAGCAGCGAGTTCGCTCGCTGCAACGCACCGGCACCGACCAGTTCCGGCACGATTGCGCGTAAGGCCGGGGCCGCGAAGGCTTCCAGCGCTCCGTTTGCCAGCTCCAGGCAGGCCACGACCGACAGACTGTAATGCCCGGTGAGCAATACGGCCGCGACCGCCGCCTGGGTCAGGCCCGCGCCGAAGTTCGCCGCCATGAGCACGATCCGGCGGCGGCACCGATCCCCGACCACACCTCCGATCACCAGCAGCGCCAGATGCGGGAGGAGCTGTGCGGCCAGCACGAACCCCAGGTCGCCGAGCCGGTGGGACGCTGTGAGGACGGCGAGGGCCAGCGCGGCGGGCGTCATGGCGCTGCCCAGCAGCGAGATCAGTCGAATCAGGAGAAACCGGCGAAACCGCGGGGTCAACCGGGTCGGAGTCTGATGCACCGGGCAATGCTGTCGACGAGCGCCGCCGCTACGCTAACCCTTCGGAGAAAGACGAAACGATGACCCTGCTCAAGCTGACCGCCGGCGCCCTGACCCGGTGCCGGTTCGCTCTGTCACCCCTCGCGGAGACGATCGGCGCGCTGATCACACTGCAGCGCCGACACATCCTCCCGGGCCACGAAGCATGGCACGCC from Nocardia terpenica includes the following:
- a CDS encoding SDR family oxidoreductase, with the translated sequence MPWSPSRGALRGRVALVAGATRGAGRGIAAALGEVGATVICTGRSSVTGTIRSDYDRAETIEETAELVTDLGGTGIAIQVDHLDPVQVRRLAERVRDEHGRIDVLVNDIWGAERLKGGPADWNTPIWRHDLDAGLRILRLGVETHLITSHHLLPLVITTSGGLLVEVTDGTTAYNAARYRISVFYDLTKAAVNRLAFSQGHELAPYGATAIAITPGWLRSEIMLDNYGVTEENWRDALRPNRPAGYPTAPHGFTASESPRYVGRAVAAVATDPDRARWNQQSLTSAQLAREYGFTDIDGSQPDSWA
- a CDS encoding SDR family NAD(P)-dependent oxidoreductase, whose amino-acid sequence is MNAPIGRLTGKVALITGATGGIGLATAELFAREQARLVVTDIDERGIETLAARLRAEGADVLGIALDVSSAEQWARVVESTRQRFGGLDILINVAGVVDWSGVEDTGQQAWDRVIAVNQTGTWLAMKTAMPLLRASGAASIVNTSSVLGIVGSGAAAAYHASKGAVRLLTKTAAVEYATRGVRVNSVHPGVIATPMIQDILDEQGDQQPDIVRTPMRRAGLPSEIAHAMLFLASDESSYVTGAELIVDGGLTAH
- a CDS encoding YihY/virulence factor BrkB family protein — protein: MAQERVSGPMDLRWRSWRGALTRTFGAFWSDKLTDWAAALTYYSVLSLFPALLLLTALLGLLGRATTDSMIATVRQVGPGSETAFVVGALENLRNTQSLSGPLALVGLVTAVWTASAYIGAFIRAANSLYEIDEGRSIWKTLPLRFGLTLIMLAVAAACAVGVVVTGTVARKVGQWLGVGSAGMRVWDVLKWPVLALLVSLAFALLYWAAPNVRQPGFRWLTPGSVLAVLIWIAASAGFAFYVANFGSFNRVYGSLAAAVIFLMWLWITNLAVLIGADIDAELARGRGSDRSWPPGRCRD
- a CDS encoding MFS transporter; amino-acid sequence: MHQTPTRLTPRFRRFLLIRLISLLGSAMTPAALALAVLTASHRLGDLGFVLAAQLLPHLALLVIGGVVGDRCRRRIVLMAANFGAGLTQAAVAAVLLTGHYSLSVVACLELANGALEAFAAPALRAIVPELVGAGALQRANSLLTGTKNATKIAGPMVAGILVATVGGGWAIAVDAATFLVAAALLSGMSLDAAMPTARTGGVLADLRDGWRAFRGTQWVWVTTLSFFLINLCVTGVWQILGPALTGSRDGAFAWGLVLGIRAVGLLAMTALMFRYTLRHLLRAGQLAGACGGCALLALGLHADLPWLLACAFIAGMGFTAVAVAWEVSVQQHIPRDLLSRVGAYSDLLSYTAIPIGQLLVAPAATWWGADHVALGSGIAFAAAALAPLLSPAVRNLRTHPTPTTVAGGRLTW